The genomic region CGATTCTCAGTCCTAAAATTGATAAAATCGGTACCCAACCTGAAAAAAACCCCGCTTCCTAGACCTCCCCGCTGGTTTCCACTAGTtgccacagccacaaagtcaaattgATTATAGGCCTATTTAAGGTTAGCAGTATGGTTAAGTTTAAAATCACAGTTTAAGAGGAGACATTGCAGACATGCGTGttggactttgtggctgtggtaactagtgacgaacCTCCCCTTGCTAGAACGACAAACTGTTCCCGTCGATATTAAGGAATTGTTTGTGCGCTGCCCTCGAGCCCCAATCTGGGAGAATGTAGAATAATAAATACTACTTAGTTTgcggtggaaactgagctgcacttccgaacctcctgccaaatgtatgaccatattagagacacatgtttccgcagattacacagatccacaaagaatttgaaaacaaacccgatttggaaaaactcccatatctactggctgaaatcctcctttggccacctctccttccagttctctgctgccaatgactggaacgaattgcaaaaatcactgaagctggagactcatatatccctctctaactttaagcaccagctgtcagagcagctcacagatcacagcccatctgtaaacagcccatccaactacctcatccccatactgttttttgtttgttgctcctttgcatcccagtatctctacttgcacattcatcttctgcacatccatcactccagtgtgaaattgctaaattgtaattatttcaccactatggcctatttattgccttacctcccgaATCTTActaaatttgcacacactgtatatagatttttattttgtgttattgactgtgtttgtttattccatgtgtaactctgtgtcaccactgctttgctttatcttggtcaggtcgcagttgtaaatgagaacttgttctcaactggccaacctggttaaataaaggtggaaaatAATActagtgtgccatcacagcagcaagatttgtgacttgttaccacaagaaaagggcaaccagtgaagaacaaacaccaacgTAAATACAACCCAATTTATGTTTATTTTCCATTTTTAACTTCAACCATTTTCACAACTGTAtatatctacttcacttgctttggcaatgctatcatatgttttccatgccaagTCCCTTGAAGAGCCAGAGCGATTCTTACGTGCTGACCAGACCTGACACGTAGCGAGCGTCACAAAATAAATTttgaaatccatgttattcaattatggCTCCCACACTGCTCACGTGCagcaacgagcgtctgcgtttccaagggctaaaatagaagtcattcctatttctgacgcagatctttctgaaagtcctgcctctcccatctcctcattggtttatagaagcaggtacccacgtgccatctcctcattggttatacccacgtgggtgattgaaagacgaactgtgtTGCCTGTCGGTGTGGTAATACAATGAAAGTTTAGATTccgatcaccatataagttcaaagatgaaaaagcctggaaggaggagagatgactacaAAACGGCAAACAGAATCGTTTATGTGTGGGttaattgttggagtagaggaacttgtgcatttcaggtaaaataagaACTCAATAACAACTTTTCCGccgcaaccagtgatccgggtcaacggCATCAATGTAACAGCatggcttccatccctctcctaccccctacctgggctcgaaccagagaccctctgcacacatcaacaatgagcatcgctccacaaaagctacggcccttgcagagcaaggggaacaactacatcaaggtctcagagcgagtaacgtcactgattgaaacgctattagccgctaactagctagctatttcacatcggttacactgaattaaaaaatggaaatatatttacataaatattacagcgattacagcttcgagtcttgggtatgacgctacaagcttggcacacacgTATTTGGAgaggttctcccattcttctctgcagatcctctcaagttgtATATAgggagctttgctgcacagccattttcaggtctctccagagatgtttgatcaggttcaagtcaaaatctaataaaatgttattggtcacatacacatggttagcagatgttaatgtgagtgtagcgaaatgcttgtgcttctagttccgaccgtgcagtaatatctaacaatttcacaactaccttatccacaagtgtaaaggaatgaataaggatatgtacatatagatatggatgagcgatggctgtgTGGCTTAgccaagatgcagtagatggtatagagtacagtatatagtggggcaaaaaacatatttagtcagccaccaattgtgcaagttctcccacttaaaaagatgaggcctgtcattttcataggtacacttcaactatgacagagaaaatgaaagaaaatcacattgtaggatttttaatgaatttatttgcaaattatggtggaaaataagtatttggtcaataacaaaagtttctcaatactttgttatatagcctttgttggcaatgacagaggtcaaacattttctgtcagtcttcacaaggttttcacacactgttgctggtatttagacccattcctccatgcagatctccactagagcagtgatgttttggggctgttgctgggcaacacggaatTTCAACTccatccaaagattttctatggggttgagatctggagactggctaggccactccaggaccttgaaatgcttcttacgaagccactccttcattgcccgggcagtgtgtttgggatcattgtcaagAGAGTCTAAATACTTAAGGGATTAtggctagcggaacccctcaacattccgctgaaaaggcagcgcacaaaattctaaaatatattttagaaatgtgtaactttcacacattaacaagtctaATAAACCAAATGAAATATAAAcgtcttgttaatctacccattgttcagatttcaaaaatgctttacagcaaaagcacaacatgattatgttaggtcagagccaagtcacaaaaacagccatttttccagccaaaagATAGGCGTCACAAAAAGctgaaatatagatcaaatgaatcactaacctttgatgatcatcaAATGatactcataggacatcatgttacacaatacatgtatgctttgttcgataaagtgcatatttatatcaaaacatTGTTTACATTGGCgagttacgtgcagtaatgttttgcttccaaaacattcGGTGAGTttgcagagccacatcaatttacagaaatactcataacaTTGATAAGatattattcacagaattaagatagacttctccttaatgcaaccgctgtgtcagattttaaataAAAACTTTACGGACAAAGCATACTATGCAATAATCGGAGTACAGCaatcagagaccaaaacaacccaaaaAGATAACCACCATGAGTCAAcataagtcagaaatagcataaatattcacttacctttgatgatcttcatcagaatgcacctccaggaatcccagttccacaataaatgtttgatttgttcaataaagttcatcatttatgtccaaatagctacttgttgttagcgcgttcagcccagtaatccatcttcatgaggtacGAGCACTAGATACTGTAGACACTATTCgataggccaagctttgaaaaactacaaacctctgatttcccacttcctggttggatttctcaggttttcacctgccatgaGTTCTgtaatactcagacatcattcaaacagttttagaaacttcagagtgttttctatccaatactactaataataatatgcatatattcgcaactgggactgagtagcaggctgtttactctgggcacgcttttcatccaaatgtgaaaatgctgccccctatcccaaacaggttaaaaaaaaacataaatgggCACATTTTTTTCCTAATAgcctgtttttcctttgtcattatatGTAGAGGTATTAAATTATATTTCATAAAtgtttagaataatgctgtaatgtaacaaaatgtggagaaacaggtctgaatactttccgagatCACAGTAGACAGTTTATCTGCTGGACAAGGATTGTCCCAACTTTCAAGAAACCCTGAGCTAAGGGGCAgaagtagccaggctatataaatAAGTGCAGGCAGAAACTTAGAGGTAGCTTACAACAAATGCTAGCAGACAACTTTATTTAACATTATTAAAAAGTTCCATTAAACCATCTCACATTTAAACAATGGAAGCCTGCTTTTTTTGTCCAACATTTTCAAGAAACAGTAAAAATGATAAACATCATCAaaagacaaaacatttttttaaattttattcgCAATTAGATCCAAGATAAGAGCATAAAAGAAATGTGGCACTGGCCAGTCCAGAACAGGCACTCAAGTCCTGCTTAACCATACAAGTCAGTTAGGTACTGCATATTATATTGAcgtccccttcctccccctcacaCCTCTTCTTGATGTGGTGGGTCAAATGTAATCTCGCAAGCCTTCATCTCAAGCTCTCTCGTTTACAATCTGAAATGTCTGGAAGTAAAAGTTGACTAAGGGCCAGCAGTCCTCATTTAGGATGTCCGTCTCCCTTCCTCAAAATGTGATACTGATTCCTCCTAAAAATGGCCCATTCCCAGAGAAAAACAGTGACGCGCACCTcatgtgtaggctactgtggggCTTCAGGTGTGTGTAGTTGGCAGGCCCAACAGACAGGGGGCACTCAGCAGGGACGGGTGGCTGCTGACATGCATGGTCCCTGCTGTGGAGTACTTGAGGAAAGTAGCGCGAGTGTCTTTGCTCTGGGCCCGGGCTGCAGCCCCTGCCTGGATGAGCATTATCCTCAGCAGGGTCGTCTCACTGAAGGAGGCAGACAGGACAAAAAGGTTGTGTCAAAACACAACAGAAGTACATTCTACTTCAAAGTCTAATAGTGAAAATGATTGGGTATCATATCAAGTATATTTGCAATCAAGAAAAGAGCCTCTTCTCACCTGCCTACGTGGATACTTGAGGCAACACACCAGGCAGTCTCTCCCTCTGGGGTGGGGGGCTCCTGCAGTACCCTGCGGGACAGACAGAGGGCAGCACCAGCCAGGTGGGCAGCCAGGAACACAACACACTGTCCCTCCAACAGAGAGAGCTCCAGAAGGTAACGGGCCATCCACACCACCTGGATGTAGAGACACGTAAAGGGGGATGTTCCAGGTTGTCTTAATTGCGGTTGTGCTGCACATCTCAGATTACTAATATTTTCATGTGGATCTGATAATGTGAGCAGTTTGACTAGCAACTAGGTTAAAGCAGTCATTTGGCCAATGCGGCTTCTGTCTGAACATTCCCAGGGCGCCACATAGCACTCGCTAATTGACATTCTGCGGCTTATTTCTGAAAGTTGTATATCCCTATTAAGATGTCCAGTGAAGGTAGACATGCAATTTGTTGACATCACAACACCGTACCAATTTACATATGATCCTGAAGGCTAAACAAAAAACGGGTGTTAAATTCACTGCTCTGTCATTTGAGGGAACTGTCGGAGGCACTCGTCTTGTTAACTCTCCAACATTTAGAGAATAAAGGAGCCAACATGGCATCCATTCTAGAATCTGGCCGAACTGCTCAGGGTTAAAGTGGTGAGGGTTCACCCACCTTGGCACTGCAGTGGGCGATTGAggcagagaggagcaggaagTGCAGGGGAGAGCAGTGGGAAAGCTCAAACTTCAGCTCAGTGAGGACTCGGCGCTCCATACGGAGCAGCTGTCTATTGGAGTAGCCATTCTCCATGAGGAAGCACAGCTCAGACAcctggagagaggaagatggatgtTTAGAGAACACTAGAGAAAGCCCTGGTCCAAAAACAACCCTGCTCAATCCCCTTCTCTAGCTCCCACTGTCAGTGTTTTAAAGTCTGGAAGAACCAGACATATATCCAACTCTTAATTGATTATGCTACACCAAGCTAGGCATAATGGCTTCAGTGAGGGAAAACATTGAATAACACCATATGTATCTGACCTAGGTTTTATGTAGAGTACCTCAGGGAGCAGACACTCTTCTTTCTTGGCAGCCAGGAAGAGACAGACCACTCCCAGTAGCTGCAGTTTGGCTGTGTTCACCTTGATCTGGTGTAGGCAGCGGTTCAGGAg from Oncorhynchus keta strain PuntledgeMale-10-30-2019 chromosome 18, Oket_V2, whole genome shotgun sequence harbors:
- the ccnp gene encoding cyclin N-terminal domain-containing protein 2 isoform X2; translation: MAKTGFCDSIPLLDLHKKVAEERRAPLRALANACGPKERWQPQEGESKGTYQKTEPEARWARRLPVSTDDGIIMGFHEDDSPSHSGGCMEEEAVLIYLHGLQGLYSLQALVPGMLRHETELAMETLGLIYDRSYAWDIFSDMMRSQLRFTFPNADLPRPFTYTTRAILVDWLIQVHEVFHFSEETLYLSVHLLNRCLHQIKVNTAKLQLLGVVCLFLAAKKEECLLPEVSELCFLMENGYSNRQLLRMERRVLTELKFELSHCSPLHFLLLSASIAHCSAKVVWMARYLLELSLLEGQCVVFLAAHLAGAALCLSRRVLQEPPTPEGETAWCVASSIHVGSETTLLRIMLIQAGAAARAQSKDTRATFLKYSTAGTMHVSSHPSLLSAPCLLGLPTTHT
- the ccnp gene encoding cyclin N-terminal domain-containing protein 2 isoform X1, coding for MAKTGFCDSIPLLDLHKKVAEERRAPLRALANACGPKERWQPQEGESKGTYQKTEPEARWARRLPVSTDDGIIMGFHEDDSPSHSGGCMEEEAVLIYLHGLQGLYSLQALVPGMLRHETELAMETLGLIYDRSYAWDIFSDMMVGGVIERSQLRFTFPNADLPRPFTYTTRAILVDWLIQVHEVFHFSEETLYLSVHLLNRCLHQIKVNTAKLQLLGVVCLFLAAKKEECLLPEVSELCFLMENGYSNRQLLRMERRVLTELKFELSHCSPLHFLLLSASIAHCSAKVVWMARYLLELSLLEGQCVVFLAAHLAGAALCLSRRVLQEPPTPEGETAWCVASSIHVGSETTLLRIMLIQAGAAARAQSKDTRATFLKYSTAGTMHVSSHPSLLSAPCLLGLPTTHT